The Candidatus Cloacimonadota bacterium genome includes a region encoding these proteins:
- the recR gene encoding recombination mediator RecR — protein MKIEEHLENLKNSFKKLPGIGSKTAERLAFHLISGKKQEAIDLARTITDSINSIRKCDVCNMLSAHSPCQFCSSTERQNDLLCVVERTQDVYLLEKINNFKGRYFVLGHLISPLDGIGPKEIDFPHLESLVKERNVSELILAINPSSEGESTMSFISSKLENDNLKITRLATGLPVGGNIEFTTLKTLQNAFNHRQKI, from the coding sequence ATGAAAATTGAAGAGCATTTGGAAAATTTGAAAAATAGTTTTAAAAAACTTCCCGGAATCGGCAGTAAAACCGCTGAACGCCTTGCTTTTCACCTGATAAGTGGGAAAAAGCAGGAAGCAATTGATTTGGCAAGAACCATAACGGATTCGATCAATTCTATTCGTAAGTGCGATGTGTGTAATATGCTTTCTGCCCATAGCCCTTGCCAATTTTGTAGCAGTACGGAACGGCAAAACGATTTATTATGCGTAGTTGAACGAACTCAAGACGTCTATCTTTTGGAAAAAATCAATAATTTCAAGGGACGATATTTCGTGCTTGGGCATCTAATCTCACCCTTAGATGGAATCGGACCAAAAGAAATTGATTTTCCTCATTTGGAAAGTTTGGTAAAAGAAAGAAATGTAAGTGAATTGATTCTGGCAATTAATCCGAGTAGCGAAGGCGAATCAACGATGTCGTTTATTTCATCGAAATTAGAAAATGACAACCTAAAAATCACACGCTTGGCAACCGGACTCCCTGTTGGTGGCAATATAGAATTCACTACGTTAAAGACGTTACAAAACGCATTTAATCA
- a CDS encoding AI-2E family transporter: MERIRIFRWIVIFLALVVAVIGIWFYHFILNYVIISFIFAYLLFPIINFASKHGIPRSLTILIMYVLILGLIIIVVNVLIPQTKRQAEETSQLVEVVQKKLIENEKQDGRMDIQTTLESVGLGNVAVFIEDLQKRFAFIEIDKFLKKLFDQLITLIGRIPKFLLDSISGVISILAFIVVIPFISFFMINDERKLMKTFFSWIPNRFFEFSLYLFEQIEDSFGRFFRALLLETVIIFLLTFIGLLILKMPYALTLALIVGLTNPIKFFGPFIGFIPIILVILIGPTPDIFLLYTTILIILIQQFDSNVLFPSLVGKGLGMHPLWVLLTVIAGGYAFGIAGLVFAVPVVFLVKTIIVVSANSLKQFEII, encoded by the coding sequence ATGGAACGAATACGAATTTTTCGCTGGATTGTTATTTTCTTGGCATTAGTTGTAGCTGTCATTGGGATTTGGTTTTATCATTTTATTCTTAATTATGTAATTATTTCGTTCATATTTGCATACCTACTTTTCCCAATTATTAATTTTGCTTCAAAGCATGGTATTCCACGAAGCCTTACAATACTTATCATGTACGTTCTGATTCTCGGATTGATAATTATTGTTGTGAATGTTCTGATTCCACAAACCAAAAGGCAAGCTGAAGAAACTTCCCAATTAGTTGAAGTTGTTCAAAAAAAACTCATTGAGAATGAAAAACAGGATGGGAGGATGGACATACAGACAACTCTTGAATCAGTTGGTTTGGGGAATGTTGCCGTGTTTATTGAAGATCTCCAGAAACGATTCGCTTTTATTGAGATTGATAAATTCTTAAAAAAATTATTTGACCAATTAATCACTCTGATAGGTAGAATCCCGAAATTCCTTCTGGATTCTATCAGTGGGGTTATTAGCATTTTGGCATTCATCGTTGTTATTCCCTTTATTAGTTTTTTTATGATCAATGACGAAAGAAAATTAATGAAAACATTTTTTAGCTGGATACCTAATAGATTCTTTGAATTTTCTTTATATCTTTTCGAACAAATTGAGGATAGTTTCGGTAGGTTCTTCCGAGCTTTGCTTTTGGAAACAGTGATAATTTTCTTGCTAACATTTATCGGTTTGTTAATCTTAAAAATGCCCTATGCTCTTACCCTCGCTCTGATCGTGGGGCTCACTAATCCCATAAAATTTTTCGGACCGTTCATCGGATTCATTCCAATAATTTTAGTGATTCTTATTGGTCCTACCCCAGATATATTTTTATTATATACCACAATTCTAATAATTTTGATTCAGCAGTTTGACAGCAATGTTCTGTTTCCGTCTTTGGTTGGGAAAGGCTTGGGAATGCATCCTTTGTGGGTGCTTCTTACAGTAATTGCCGGAGGTTATGCATTTGGAATTGCCGGTTTGGTCTTTGCTGTCCCGGTAGTATTTCTTGTTAAAACAATAATCGTAGTTTCTGCAAATAGTCTAAAACAATTTGAAATTATTTAA
- a CDS encoding TerB family tellurite resistance protein: MARWSTLEGSIYKFTQPETEEHFLKNFFENRAFIPKTDKEKEEYRDFSFVSSTMALLVYISDADGTISSKEKKIIMDELKFQLEHRHFEYEILQKQIDPKEMEILNSLFSKFKMEIEGGICDLEEIIRIINMIYQKNPFKRNFILRLCYYVGYADENLLFSEQNAIKDVADKLMISAEDQQRIKTEVKNELNLK, encoded by the coding sequence ATGGCACGCTGGTCAACACTTGAAGGAAGTATTTACAAATTTACACAACCGGAAACTGAAGAACATTTCTTAAAAAATTTTTTTGAGAATCGAGCATTCATTCCGAAGACTGACAAAGAAAAGGAGGAATATCGTGATTTTTCTTTTGTAAGTAGCACGATGGCTCTCCTCGTTTATATCTCAGATGCAGACGGAACGATAAGTTCCAAAGAAAAAAAGATCATAATGGACGAACTCAAATTTCAACTTGAGCATAGGCATTTTGAATATGAAATTCTTCAAAAACAGATTGATCCTAAAGAGATGGAAATCCTAAATTCACTGTTTTCAAAATTTAAAATGGAAATCGAAGGTGGAATTTGCGATTTGGAAGAAATTATCCGGATTATCAACATGATCTACCAAAAAAATCCCTTTAAAAGAAATTTCATACTCCGCTTATGTTATTATGTGGGGTATGCAGATGAGAATTTACTATTCTCAGAACAAAACGCCATTAAGGATGTTGCAGATAAATTAATGATTTCGGCTGAAGATCAACAGAGAATCAAAACAGAAGTTAAGAATGAGCTAAATTTAAAGTAA
- a CDS encoding YbaB/EbfC family nucleoid-associated protein, with protein sequence MFQSNKGIQDLLKQAQKMQKKISKNQEELASKTVEASAGGGMVKVVMSGNQELLSINIEKEVVDPDDVEMLEDLILAALEEGRQKVKELIESQMSGIGGGLNIPGLNI encoded by the coding sequence ATGTTCCAAAGTAACAAAGGAATTCAAGACTTGCTAAAGCAAGCCCAAAAGATGCAAAAAAAGATAAGCAAAAATCAGGAAGAACTAGCTAGCAAAACAGTGGAAGCTTCTGCCGGTGGTGGAATGGTAAAAGTGGTGATGAGCGGAAATCAAGAACTTCTCTCAATAAATATAGAAAAGGAAGTTGTGGACCCAGATGATGTGGAGATGCTTGAAGACCTAATTTTGGCCGCTCTTGAAGAAGGTAGGCAAAAAGTGAAAGAATTGATAGAATCTCAAATGTCTGGAATAGGGGGTGGGTTGAATATCCCCGGTTTAAATATATGA
- a CDS encoding cyclic nucleotide-binding domain-containing protein codes for MKYFKNPFTKKKVRKSSEKDDLIQFLAKVSLFENLSKNDRRNLYDFIHTRKYKSQETVFKKGYPNIVMYIVKDGELNTYLDDSLKVSVKTLKPMDYFGEVGVFIDETRTATIVAEKNSTLLAISKRDMKNFMNEFPKAGSKILYKLGKILSHHLIIANRKLVERDTEMKELETKLLSKMEE; via the coding sequence ATGAAATATTTTAAAAATCCCTTTACGAAAAAAAAGGTACGAAAATCTTCTGAAAAAGATGATTTGATCCAATTTTTGGCAAAAGTTTCCCTGTTTGAAAATTTGTCAAAAAATGACCGAAGAAACCTTTACGACTTTATTCATACTCGAAAATACAAATCGCAAGAAACAGTATTTAAAAAAGGCTATCCGAATATCGTTATGTATATCGTAAAAGACGGTGAGTTAAATACTTATTTGGATGATTCCTTGAAGGTGAGTGTTAAAACCCTAAAACCAATGGACTATTTTGGAGAAGTGGGCGTCTTTATTGATGAAACCCGCACTGCTACTATTGTGGCTGAAAAAAACTCCACTCTTCTTGCCATTTCCAAAAGGGATATGAAAAATTTCATGAATGAATTTCCCAAAGCTGGTAGCAAAATTTTGTATAAACTCGGCAAAATCCTTAGTCACCATCTAATTATTGCAAATAGAAAACTGGTCGAGAGGGATACTGAAATGAAAGAATTGGAAACTAAATTATTATCAAAAATGGAAGAATAG
- a CDS encoding small multi-drug export protein, with amino-acid sequence MVRVKVVAFILLLILLMSSLLFAENSDENGKQARFSKFFRDKNFSDEAIVVALATLPIFELRGSIPWAIHHYKMPWLKAYILSVIGNFLPIPFIFFILKFGLDFFSRIPLFARFFAWIFKRTRKKGELIKKYEALGLIMFVMIPLPITGGWTGSVAAYLFEVKFFPAMLCILIGICFAGVIVTILSLSGIWGALIALAALISLLVVWGINLIQEKKSNMLKSTGE; translated from the coding sequence TCTTTTATTTGCTGAGAATAGCGATGAAAATGGAAAGCAGGCAAGATTTTCAAAATTTTTTAGGGATAAAAATTTTTCAGATGAAGCAATTGTCGTTGCATTGGCAACTTTGCCGATTTTCGAACTCAGAGGTTCGATACCTTGGGCGATTCATCATTACAAAATGCCCTGGCTCAAAGCCTATATTCTTTCTGTGATTGGCAATTTCTTACCAATTCCTTTCATCTTTTTCATCCTTAAATTCGGGCTGGATTTTTTCTCACGAATTCCTTTGTTTGCCAGATTTTTCGCATGGATTTTCAAAAGAACGAGAAAAAAAGGCGAGTTAATAAAAAAGTATGAAGCTCTTGGTTTGATCATGTTTGTGATGATTCCCTTGCCTATTACAGGCGGCTGGACCGGTAGTGTGGCTGCCTATCTATTTGAAGTAAAGTTTTTTCCTGCAATGCTTTGTATTCTCATAGGAATATGCTTTGCCGGTGTAATCGTTACTATTTTGAGTCTCTCTGGAATCTGGGGAGCACTTATTGCCTTAGCTGCCCTTATTTCGCTTTTGGTTGTCTGGGGAATAAATTTAATTCAGGAAAAAAAATCAAATATGTTAAAATCAACTGGAGAGTAG